The following coding sequences lie in one Vitis vinifera cultivar Pinot Noir 40024 chromosome 19, ASM3070453v1 genomic window:
- the LOC100258297 gene encoding serine/threonine-protein kinase D6PK, which produces MASKSGARTSPDRQKRTFGSQTLEGNSRRPSPLQITKTSKSEPVTPKKTPRSVQPVALKQVDVEASDDKNSLSSHQKGSANSLTDKLGSSLSLGDSQQTPTIVTPVASEVTGSLDGGADQEKKTSEHGHSTVAAKVSDGTGSLAKTSGSAKISDRVEFVESGKSSMCRGSTSSDVSDESTCSSLSSSISKPHKANDSRWEAIQVVRAKDGALGLNHFRLLKRLGCGDIGSVYLSELKGTKCYFAMKVMDKGSLASRKKLLRAQTEREILQSLDHPFLPTLYTHFETEKFSCLVMEFCPGGDLHTLRQRQPGKHFSEQAVKFYVAEVLLALEYLHMLGIVYRDLKPENVLVREDGHIMLSDFDLSLRCTVSPTLVKSSSFDTEPLRRNPVYCVQPTCIEPSCIQPSCVAPTTCFSPRLFSSKSKKDRKPKNEIGNQVSPLPELIAEPTGARSMSFVGTHEYLAPEIIKGEGHGSAVDWWTFGIFLYELLFGKTPFKGSGNRATLFNVVGQPLRFPESPVVSFSARDLIRGLLVKEPQHRLAYKRGATEIKQHPFFEGVNWALIRCASPPEIPKPVEIERVPAPAASSSEKAAAAMAGPDQKSCDNYLEFDFF; this is translated from the exons ATGGCCTCAAAATCTGGTGCCAGAACATCCCCAGATAGGCAAAAGAGAACTTTTGGTAGTCAAACATTGGAAGGAAATTCGCGCAGGCCATCACCTTTGCAGATTACAAAAACGAGCAAATCTGAGCCGGTCACCCCCAAAAAAACACCTAGAAGTGTGCAGCCAGTCGCATTAAAGCAGGTTGATGTAGAAGCCTCAGATGACAAAAATTCATTGAGTTCTCATCAAAAGGGGTCTGCCAATTCTTTAACTGACAAGTTGGGTTCAAGTTTATCTTTAGGTGATTCACAACAAACGCCAACAATTGTAACACCTGTTGCAAGCGAAGTCACAGGCTCACTAGATGGTGGTGCTGATCAAGAGAAGAAAACGTCTGAGCACGGGCATAGCACAGTTGCTGCTAAAGTTAGTGATGGGACCGGCAGCCTTGCCAAGACCAGTGGAAGTGCCAAAATTAGTGATCGTGTTGAATTTGTTGAGAGTGGCAAGAGCAGTATGTGCAGAGGTAGCACAAGCAGTGACGTGAGCGATGAAAGTACTTGTAGCAGCTTAAGTAGCAGTATCAGCAAACCTCATAAAGCTAATGATTCAAGGTGGGAAGCCATCCAGGTTGTCCGTGCAAAAGATGGGGCCTTGGGTTTAAACCATTTCAGACTTCTGAAGAGGTTGGGCTGTGGAGATATTGGAAGTGTCTATCTTTCAGAATTGAAGGGTACCAAGTGTTATTTTGCGATGAAGGTCATGGACAAAGGGTCTCTAGCAAGTCGTAAGAAGCTGCTTCGGGCTCAGACAGAAAGAGAGATTCTCCAATCCTTGGACCATCCCTTCCTTCCAACCTTATACACCCATTTTGAGACCGAAAAATTCTCTTGTTTGGTGATGGAGTTCTGCCCAGGAGGTGATTTACACACACTTAGGCAGAGGCAACCTGGGAAGCATTTTTCCGAGCAAGCTGTAAA GTTCTATGTAGCAGAGGTTCTTCTTGCTCTTGAATACCTTCACATGCTTGGGATTGTTTATCGTGACCTGAAGCCAGAGAATGTCCTTGTGAGGGAAGACGGGCACATTATGCTTTCAGATTTTGACCTCTCTCTGCGGTGCACTGTCAGCCCAACACTGGTCAAGTCCTCTTCTTTTGACACTGAACCCTTACGAAGGAACCCAGTCTATTGTGTCCAACCTACTTGCATTGAACCCTCTTGTATTCAGCCATCCTGTGTGGCCCCAACAACATGTTTTTCCCCTCGCCTATTTTCAAGTAAATCCAAAAAGGACCGGAAACCCAAGAATGAAATTGGAAACCAAGTGAGCCCATTGCCAGAGCTCATTGCAGAGCCAACTGGGGCTCGCTCAATGTCATTTGTGGGGACGCACGAGTACCTTGCACCTGAAATCATCAAGGGTGAAGGTCATGGCAGTGCAGTGGACTGGTGGACCTTTGGAATCTTTCTATATGAGCTACTCTTTGGTAAGACTCCTTTTAAAGGATCCGGGAATCGAGCAACCCTCTTCAATGTTGTGGGTCAGCCACTGCGGTTCCCGGAGTCACCAGTGGTCAGTTTTTCAGCAAGGGATCTGATAAGGGGCTTGCTGGTAAAGGAGCCACAGCACAGATTGGCATATAAACGAGGGGCAACAGAAATCAAACAACACCCCTTCTTCGAGGGTGTCAACTGGGCTTTGATTCGATGCGCGAGCCCTCCCGAGATCCCAAAGCCAGTTGAGATTGAGCGAGTGCCAGCTCCAGCAGCCTCAAGCAGTGAAAAAGCAGCAGCTGCCATGGCGGGGCCTGATCAGAAAAGTTGTGATAATTATCtggaatttgatttcttttaa
- the LOC100248046 gene encoding uncharacterized protein LOC100248046, with the protein MHRSPALDMPDVPKGQLPPHIELQRTRVLCNFDAPTHTENVQYSGAYSSMGVDNSLRMDQFCNNFRVEVIRLSEDDMEFDMIGIDPSIANAFRRILIAELPTMAIEKVLIANNTSIVQDEVLAHRLGLIPINADPRLFDDLSENDTPNEKNTIVFNLHVRCERGGPRLTVKSNELKWLPHGSEFPLATENTTSSSTSKPKTYTSFSCSQDSLPEFSDKSIGPKHPDIIIAKLGPGQEIELEAHAVKGMGKTHAKWSPVATAWYRMLPEVVLLQEIEDEKAEELVKKCPVNVFDIEDIAKGKKKATVARPRACTLCRECIRGDDWDKHVAIRRVKNHFIFTIESTGALPPEVLFNEAVKVLEDKCERVITELS; encoded by the exons ATGCATAGGAGTCCAGCGCTAGACATGCCTGATGTCCCAAAAGGGCAGCTTCCTCCACACATCGAGCTCCAGAGAACTCGCGTTCTCTGCAATTTCGATGCTCCTACTCAT ACAGAGAATGTTCAATATTCTGGTGCTTATTCATCCATGGGAGTTGATAATAGTTTGCGGATGGATCAATTCTGCAATAATTTTAGAGTTGAAGTGATTCGGCTTTCAGAGGATGACATGGAGTTTGATATGATTGGTATTGATCCTTCGATTGCTAATGCATTTCGTAGGATCCTCATAGCAGAG CTTCCCACAATGGCTATCGAAAAGGTTCTCATTGCAAATAATACATCAATTGTCCAAGATGAAGTGCTTGCCCACAGATTGGGTCTCATTCCAATCAATGCTGACCCAAGGCTGTTTGATGATTTGTCAG aaAATGATACTCCTAATGAAAAGAACACCATTGTTTTTAACCTTCACGTTCGTTGTGAGCGAGGCGGGCCCCGACTTACAG TAAAATCAAATGAATTAAAGTGGTTGCCACATGGTAGTGAGTTTCCATTGGCTACAGAAAATACAACTTCAAGTTCAACCTCAAAACCAAAAACCTATACCTCATTTAGCTGCAGCCAGGATTCCTTGCCAGAATTTTCTGACAAATCCATCGGTCCAAAGCATCCAGACATTATTATTGCTAAACTTGGCCCTGGCCAG GAAATTGAACTTGAAGCACATGCGGTTAAAGGGATGGGTAAAACTCATGCGAAGTGGTCGCCAGTGGCCACTGCTTGGTATAGGATGCTTCCTGAG GTTGTGTTGTTACAAGAAATTGAAGATGAGAAGGCAGAAGAACTTGTCAAGAAATGTCCAGTTAATGTATTTGATATTGAAGATATTGCCAAAG GTAAAAAAAAGGCCACTGTAGCCCGACCACGAGCTTGTACACTATGTAGAGAATGCATCAGAGGGGATGATTGGGATAAGCATGTGGCGATACGACGTGTCAAGAATCACTTCATAT TTACCATTGAATCAACTGGGGCATTACCTCCAGAAGTACTATTTAATGAAGCTGTGAAGGTCTTGGAAGACAAATGCGAACGAGTGATTACTGAGCTCTCATAA
- the LOC104877626 gene encoding protein transport protein SEC13 homolog B: MPSQKIKTGHQDTVHDVAMDYYGKRVATASSDSTVKIIGVSNNASQHLATLTGHQGPVWQVAWAHPKFGSILASCSCDGRVIIWKEGNQNDWTQAHVFSDRKSSVNSIAWAPHELGLCLACGSSDGNISVFTARSDGAWDTTKIDQAHPVGVTSVSWAPSMAPGALVGSGLLDPVQKLVSGGCDNTVKVWKLYNGNWKMDCFPALQMHTDWVRDVAWAPNLGLPKSTIASASQDGTVVIWTVGKEGDQWEGKVLKDFKTPVWRVSWSLTGNLLAVADGNNNVTLWKEAVDGEWQQVTTVDPYHLA, translated from the coding sequence ATGCCTTCACAGAAGATCAAAACAGGTCACCAGGACACAGTCCATGATGTTGCCATGGATTACTATGGAAAGAGAGTGGCAACAGCTTCATCTGATAGCACCGTTAAGATAATTGGTGTTAGCAATAATGCTTCACAACACCTTGCTACTTTGACTGGCCATCAAGGCCCTGTTTGGCAGGTTGCTTGGGCACACCCCAAGTTTGGATCAATCCTTGCTTCTTGTTCCTGTGATGGCCGAGTGATAATCTGGAAGGAAGGAAATCAAAATGACTGGACACAAGCTCATGTTTTCAGTGATCGTAAATCATCTGTCAACTCCATTGCCTGGGCACCTCATGAACTTGGCCTCTGCTTGGCTTGTGGATCCTCTGATGGGAATATCTCTGTCTTCACTGCTAGGTCTGATGGCGCTTGGGACACCACAAAGATAGATCAAGCTCACCCTGTTGGAGTAACCTCAGTTTCATGGGCCCCATCAATGGCTCCTGGTGCTCTGGTTGGATCTGGTCTGCTGGATCCTGTTCAGAAGCTGGTTTCTGGTGGCTGTGATAATACTGTGAAGGTGTGGAAGCTATACAACGGGAATTGGAAGATGGACTGTTTCCCTGCTCTTCAGATGCATACAGATTGGGTAAGGGATGTGGCTTGGGCACCCAACTTGGGGCTTCCAAAGTCCACAATTGCAAGTGCTTCACAGGATGGAACAGTTGTAATATGGACTGTGGGCAAGGAAGGTGATCAATGGGAGGGTAAAgttttgaaggatttcaagACCCCAGTTTGGAGGGTCTCATGGTCGCTGACTGGAAACCTATTGGCTGTGGCTGATGGAAACAATAATGTGACATTATGGAAAGAAGCAGTTGATGGTGAGTGGCAACAGGTTACTACAGTGGACCCATATCATTTAGCCTga